Within the Chitinophagales bacterium genome, the region ATCTTCACTTTCATTATTTTGAGAAAACACAACAATAAACGGAATACAGAAAGTAAATATTATTAGCGATTTTAATTTCATCAAACAAAAATAAGTAAATCAAATTCTTTTATCCGAATTAATGAAATAATAATAGTGTAGAACAGGTATAAATTATATCTTTGCAGGCAAATAGAGTGTATGAAACCTATACAAATGGTTGATTTAAAAACGCAACACGATAAGTTGCAACCCGAATTAAATAATAAGATTTTAGAAGTAGTAGAAAGTACTGCTTACATAAAAGGAGAGGAGGTTTCGTTATTTGAGCAAGAACTTGCCGAATATTTAGGTGTTAAGCATGTAATAGCTTGTGCTAACGGTACCGATGCTCTGCAATTAGCCATGATGGCTTTAGGCTTAAAATCCGGAGATGAAGTAATTACTGCCAATTTCACTTATGTGGCAACTGCTGAAATAATTGCTTTGTTAAAGTTGAAACCGGTATTAGTAGATGTTGACCCTAAAACATTTAATATTGATATACAGGCACTTAAAAATGCTATAACGCCAAAAACAAAAGCTATAGTTCCTGTTCATTTGTTTGGTCAGTGTGCCGATATGGAACCAATTTTAGAATTAGCTAAAAAACACAATTTATATGTTGTAGAAGATACCGCACAATCGTTGAGTGCCAAGTATTTTTTTAGCAATGGCACAGCTAAAATGGCTGGAACTATTGGAGATATAGGAACTACATCTTTTTTCCCGTCTAAAAATTTAGGCTGCATGGGTGATGGCGGTGCATTGTTTACTAATAATGACGAATTGGCTTTAAAATTAAAAATGATAGCTAATCATGGGCAGTCAAGAACCTATTATCATGATTTAGTGGGTGTAAACTCAAGATTGGACAGTATTCAAGCGGCTGTTTTGCGTATAAAATTAAGACAGTTAAATAATTATAGTGTAAACCGTTATAATGCAGCTCAATATTACAATGAATTGTTAGAAAATGTTGATGCTATACAAGCACCTTTTGAAGCAGTAAATTCAACTCATGTTTTTCATCAATATGTGTTGAAAACCAAAGGAATAGATAGAGATAAATTAAAATCTTATTTATTAGAAAATAATGTGCCTTGCAATATTTATTATCCTGTTCCTTTAAATAAACAAAAGGCATATTTAGATTTAGACAGCGAATATCCTGTTACAGAAAGTTTGTGTAAAGAAGTAATAGCTTTGCCAATCCATACAGAATTACAAAAAGAACAACAAGATTATATAGTTAGTAAAATAAAAGAATTTATAAATGAAAATTAGTGTAATAGGCACGGGATATGTCGGATTAGTTTCAGGCGTATGCTTTGCTGAGACAGGAAATGATGTAATTTGTGTAGATATAGACGAAAATAAAGTAAATAGACTAAACAATAAAGAGTGTATTATTTACGAACCGGGTTTAGATATTTTATTGGAAAGAAATGTTGACCAAAACAGAATTTCTTTTACCACAGACTTAGAATATGCGGTATCTAACAGTGATATTATATTTTTAGCTTTGCCTACACCTCCGGGAGGAAATGGTGAAGCAGATTTATCTTATGTGCTTGGAATGGCAGATACCTTAGGCAAAATAATTGACAGTTATAAAATAATAGTTGATAAAAGTACCGTACCTGTAGGAACGGCAGATTTAGTAAGAGCAAGAATAGCCAAAAATGCAAAAGTAGAATTTGATGTGGTATCCAATCCTGAATTTTTGAGAGAGGGAGTTGCCGTAGATGATTTTATGAAGCCGGATAGAGTAGTGATAGGAGTTTCTTCAGAAAAAGCTAAAGCTATAATGGAACGCTTATACAAGCCTTATGTAATGTCTGGTAATCCTATTATTTTTATGGATGAACGTTCTGCGGAACTGACTAAATATGCTGCAAATTCATTTTTGGCTACAAAAATTTCATTTATGAATGAGATAGCTAACCTTTGTGAATTAACAGGAGCAAATGTAGATATGGTTCGTAAAGGCATGGGAGGTGATGATAGAATAGGGAAGCGTTTTCTTTTTGCAGGCATAGGATATGGCGGTAGTTGTTTTCCTAAAGATGTGCAAGCTTTAGCTAAAACAGCAAAAGATTTAAAATATGATTTTAAAATTTTAAATGCTGTAATGGATGTTAATACTCAGCAAAAAGAGTTGTTTTTCAGTAAGATAAAAGACTATTACAAAGGAAATTTAAAAAATAAGAAAGTAGCATTGTGGGGTTTATCTTTTAAACCTAATACCGATGATATCAGAGAAGCTCCGGCATTAAAATTAATAAGCAATTTTTTAGCAGAAGGAGCATCAGTACAAGTTTATGACCCGGAAGCTATGGAAAATGTAAAAAGAGTTTTTGGCGATAAAATAACTTACACTAAAAATATGTATGAAGCTATTGAAAACACCGATTTTTTGGTTATAGCTACAGAATGGACAGTATTTAGAACGCCAAATTTTGATAAATTAAGAACAAACATAAAAGATAAAGTTATTTTTGACGGTAGAAATTTGTACGATTCTAAAAATATAGAAGAGGAAGGATTTACTTATTTTAGCATAGGAAGACCATAATGAAAAGAGTTTTAATAACAGGTGCAGCAGGATTTTTGGGTTCACATTTGTGTGATAAGTTTATTAATGAAGATTTTCAAGTAATAGGAATGGATAATTTTATTACAGGAAATCCGAAAAATATAGAGCATCTATTTAAGCTAAAAAACTTTGAATTTTATCATCATGATGTAACTAAGTTTATTCATATTCCGGGCAATTTAGATTATATTTTACATTTTGCTTCGCCAGCAAGTCCTATAGATTATTTAAAAATTCCTATACAAACTTTAAAAGTTAGTTCCTTAGGAACGCATAACTGTTTAGGTTTAGCTAAAGCTAAAAATGCAAGAATTTTAGTGGCTTCTACGTCCGAAATTTATGGAGATCCTTTAGTGCACCCACAAAATGAGGATTATTGGGGAAATGTAAACCCCATAGGGCCAAGAGGCGTGTATGATGAAGCCAAACGCTTTCAAGAGGCATTAACTATGGCATATCATACTTTTCATAATGTAGAAACAAGAATAGTACGTATATTTAACACTTATGGCTCAAGAATGAGATTAAATGACGGTAGAGCATTACCTGCATTTATAGGGCAAGCATTAAGAGGAGAAGATATTACTGTTTTTGGAGATGGTAGTCAAACTCGTTCTTTTTGTTATATAGATGATTTGGTAGATGGAATATATAAATTGTTGATGAGTAATTATCAATATCCTGTAAATATTGGAAACCCTGATGAAATAAGTATAAGAGAATTTGCAGAAGAAATAATTGCATTGACGGGTACTAATCAAAAAATAATTTTTAAAGATTTACCTAAAGACGACCCCAAACAAAGACAACCAGATATTTCAAGAGCAAAAGAAATATTAGGCTGGCAACCAAAAGTGTCAAGGAAAGAAGGATTAAAGAAAACCTATGAGTATTTCAAAAGTCTTTCTCGTGAAGAATTAACTAAAAAAGAACATAATAATTTTGAAAAATACATCATTAAATAAAGATTATTTTGCTCACGAAACAGCCGTAATAGACGAAGGTTGCGAAATAGGAGCAGGCACAAAAATATGGCACTTTACCCATGTTATGTCTAATTCTAAAATGGGAGAAAACTGTAATTTAGGGCAAAACGTAGTCGTTTCGCCAAATGTAGTTTTGGGCAATAATGTGAAAGTGCAAAACAATGTTTCAATATATACTGGCGTAATTTGTGAAGATGATGTTTTTTTGGGACCATCTATGGTTTTTACAAATGTTATAAACCCCAGAAGTGCCGTAAATAGACGAAATGAGTATATGAAAACAATTGTAGGAAAAGGTGCAAGTATTGGTGCTAATGCTACTATTGTTTGTGGCAATAATATTGGAGAATTTGCTTTTATCGGTGCCGGGGCTGTTATAACTAAAGAAATACCGGCTTATTCTTTGTGGGTAGGAAACCCGGCAAAACAAATAGGATGGATGAGCGAATACGGACACCGATTAATTTTTGATGAGAATAATGAAGCTATTTGTCCGGAAAGTAAAGAAAAATATAAACTAATAAATTCAAATAAAGTAATAAAACTCTAATACAAAAGTATATGTACAATAAAATTATAAATAAAGAAAAAAAGATAGCGGTAATAGGATTGGGGTATGTAGGTTTGCCTATTGCTCTTGAATTTGCTAAAAAAGTACCTGTTATTGGTTTTGACATTAATAAAGAGCGTGTTAAAATGATGCAAAATGGTATTGACCCCAGTCAAGAGCTTGAAAAAGAAGCTTTTGAGGGTGTAGATATTAAATTTACCGCAAATGAAGATGACTTAAAAGAAGCTAATTTTTTCATTGTTGCAGTGCCTACACCTGTTGACATACACAAAGTGCCAGATTTAAAACCGGTGCTTAGTGCATCTAAAACCGTAGGTAAAGCATTAAAAAAAGGAGATTATGTTGTTTATGAATCAACAGTTTATCCTGGCTGTACGGAAGAAGATTGTATTCCCATATTAGAAAGTAAATCAGGACTAAAATTTGTTGAAGATTTTAAGGTAGGATATTCTCCGGAAAGAATAAATCCGGGAGATAAAGAACATACTATTACTAAAATCACAAAAGTAGTTTCCGGTTGCGATGCAGAATCATTAGATAATATAGCTAAAGTATATGAAATAGTAGTAGAAGCAGGAACTTTTAGAGCGGCTAATATTAAAGTAGCTGAAGCAGCAAAAATCATTGAAAATACACAAAGAGATGTGAATATTGCATTGATGAATGAATTATCAAAAATATTTGATAAGATGGGTATTAACACTTTTGATGTTTTACAAGCTGCAGGTACTAAATGGAATTTCTTAAAGTTTTTTCCCGGCTTAGTGGGTGGGCATTGTATAGGTGTAGATCCTTATTATTTGACTTACAAAGCTATAGGATTAGGTTATAAACCAGAAGTTATACTTTCTGGCAGAAGAATAAATGACAGCATGGGAGCTTATGTGGCTCAAAAGTTGGTTCAAAAAATGATAAAACAAGAAAAACAACTTATTAAAACTAAAGTTTTAGTAATGGGTTCAACTTTTAAAGAAGATGTAGCCGATATAAGAAACTCTAAAGTAATAGATGTAATTGAAGAGCTTAAATCTTTTTCTGTAAATGTAGATGTTATAGATGCACACGCTGAAAAACATGAAATGAAAGAAGAATATGGTATTGATTTATTAGATGAACCGGGAAAAAATTATGATGCGGTTATAGTTGCGGTAAATCACAAAAAATATATGGATTTAGATGAAGAGTACTTTAAAAGTATATCCACTGAAAATCCAATAGTTGTAGATATTAAAGGTATTTATAGAGATAAATTTAAAGACATAGACTATTGGTCTTTATAAAAAATTAATTTATGAAGAAATTATTAATTACCGGAGGAGCAGGGTTTATAGGTTCGCATGTAGTGCGTTTATTTTTAGATAAATATTCAGAATATGAAATTTATAATTTAGATAAGCTTACTTATGCCGGCAATTTAGAAAATTTAAAGGATATTGAGCAAAATCCTAATTATCATTTTGTTAAAGGAGATATAACAGATGCTACTTTTATCCATAACTTATTTGAAGAAAATCAATTTGACGGAGTTTTACATTTAGCAGCAGAAAGCCATGTAGATAGGTCTATCAGCAATCCATTAGAGTTTGTAATGACGAATGTAATAGGTACAGTAAATTTATTAAATGCAGCAAAAACTACTTGGGGAAATTTTGACAATAAGAAATTTTACCACATCAGCACCGATGAAGTATATGGAGCATTAGGAACAACGGGTTTGTTTACAGAAGATACACCTTATGACCCACACAGTCCTTATTCTGCTTCTAAAGCAAGCTCAGACCACTTTGTAAGAGCTTATTATGACACCTATGGGTTGCCTGTGGTTATTTCAAATTGTAGCAACAATTATGGTTCGCATCAATTTCCCGAAAAATTAATTCCACTTTGTATCAATAACATTAAAAACAATAAGAGTTTGCCTATTTATGGAGATGGAAAATATACAAGAGATTGGCTTTGGGTAACAGACCATGCCAGAGCTATTGATATGGTTTTTCATAAAGGAAAATTAGGGGAAACATATAATATAGGCGGTTTTAACGAATGGCAAAACATAAATTTAGTAAAAACACTTTGCCGATTAATGGATAAAAAATTGGGGAGAGCAGAAGGTACTAATGAAAAATTAATAACATTTGTAAAAGATAGACCGGGACACGATTTGCGTTATGCAATAGATGCTACCAAAATAGAAAAAGAACTGGGTTTTAGACCTTCCGTAACATTTGAAGAAGGTTTAGAAAAAACAGTTGATTGGTATTTAAACAATGAAGAGTGGCTAAAAAACGTTACTTCCGGAAATTATAAAAACTATTACGAAAAACAATATTCTCATTAATGCCTTTGTACAAAAATAAATATCATACAAAACCAATAGAAGACAAATCTTTTTTAGTAACGGGAGGAGCAGGATTTATTGGTTCTCACATAGTTGCTTATTTAATGCACAATGGTGCTAAAAAAGTGCGTATTTTAGATAATTTAATAACGGGAAATTATAGCAATATTCAACAATGGGAAAATCACCCAAATTTTGAATTTATAGAAGGAAATATTTGTGATACAGCCACATGTATTCATGCCGCTAAAGATGTTGATTATCTTTCTCACCAAGCGGCATTGGGTTCAGTGCCACGGTCTATAAAAAACCCGCACAGAACAAACGAAATTAATGTAGCCGGCTTTTTAAATATGATGTTGGCAGCCAAAGAACACAATATAAAACAAGTGGTTTATGCTTCATCATCATCCGTATATGGCGATGAAAAAACATTGCCCAAAAAAGAAGATAAAATAGGTAGTCCTTTATCGCCTTATGCTGTTTCAAAATATACAAATGAGCTTTATGCTAAAGTTTTTGGCACTACTTATGGAATGAAAATAATAGGTTTGAGATATTTTAATGTTTTTGGTCCCAATCAAGACCCTAATGGACCTTATGCAGCGGTTATTCCTATTTTTATTGATAAATTAAACAGAGGTCAAGATGTTTTTATAGATGGAGACGGAGAGCAAACCAGAGATTTTACTTTTGTAGAAAATGCTGTGCAAGCAAACATTAGAGCCATGCTTACCGACAATGAAAAAGCTATAAACCAAGTGTATAATATAGCTTATGGCGAAAATTACTCTGTAAATCATCTATATAATTCAATAAGAGAACAATTGGGCAGTAGCCAAAAAGCCATACACAGAGATAGTAGAGTAGGAGATGTAAGAAATTCATTGGCAGATATTAGTAAAGCAAAAGAATTGTTAGGGTATAATCCTTTGTTTAGTTTTAATGATGGTTTGCCTGTAACTATAAAATCTTATTTAAAGTAAAGTAATTTGTTAGGTATTTTTAAAAATATATTTTCAAAGAAAGAAAGCATATACTTTAGCTCATTTAAAGATATAGCAGTAGATATTCATTCTCATTTAATACCTAATATTGATGATGGTTCTAAAAGCAAAGAAGAATCTTTA harbors:
- a CDS encoding DegT/DnrJ/EryC1/StrS family aminotransferase; amino-acid sequence: MKPIQMVDLKTQHDKLQPELNNKILEVVESTAYIKGEEVSLFEQELAEYLGVKHVIACANGTDALQLAMMALGLKSGDEVITANFTYVATAEIIALLKLKPVLVDVDPKTFNIDIQALKNAITPKTKAIVPVHLFGQCADMEPILELAKKHNLYVVEDTAQSLSAKYFFSNGTAKMAGTIGDIGTTSFFPSKNLGCMGDGGALFTNNDELALKLKMIANHGQSRTYYHDLVGVNSRLDSIQAAVLRIKLRQLNNYSVNRYNAAQYYNELLENVDAIQAPFEAVNSTHVFHQYVLKTKGIDRDKLKSYLLENNVPCNIYYPVPLNKQKAYLDLDSEYPVTESLCKEVIALPIHTELQKEQQDYIVSKIKEFINEN
- a CDS encoding UDP-glucose/GDP-mannose dehydrogenase family protein yields the protein MKISVIGTGYVGLVSGVCFAETGNDVICVDIDENKVNRLNNKECIIYEPGLDILLERNVDQNRISFTTDLEYAVSNSDIIFLALPTPPGGNGEADLSYVLGMADTLGKIIDSYKIIVDKSTVPVGTADLVRARIAKNAKVEFDVVSNPEFLREGVAVDDFMKPDRVVIGVSSEKAKAIMERLYKPYVMSGNPIIFMDERSAELTKYAANSFLATKISFMNEIANLCELTGANVDMVRKGMGGDDRIGKRFLFAGIGYGGSCFPKDVQALAKTAKDLKYDFKILNAVMDVNTQQKELFFSKIKDYYKGNLKNKKVALWGLSFKPNTDDIREAPALKLISNFLAEGASVQVYDPEAMENVKRVFGDKITYTKNMYEAIENTDFLVIATEWTVFRTPNFDKLRTNIKDKVIFDGRNLYDSKNIEEEGFTYFSIGRP
- a CDS encoding SDR family oxidoreductase — protein: MKRVLITGAAGFLGSHLCDKFINEDFQVIGMDNFITGNPKNIEHLFKLKNFEFYHHDVTKFIHIPGNLDYILHFASPASPIDYLKIPIQTLKVSSLGTHNCLGLAKAKNARILVASTSEIYGDPLVHPQNEDYWGNVNPIGPRGVYDEAKRFQEALTMAYHTFHNVETRIVRIFNTYGSRMRLNDGRALPAFIGQALRGEDITVFGDGSQTRSFCYIDDLVDGIYKLLMSNYQYPVNIGNPDEISIREFAEEIIALTGTNQKIIFKDLPKDDPKQRQPDISRAKEILGWQPKVSRKEGLKKTYEYFKSLSREELTKKEHNNFEKYIIK
- a CDS encoding N-acetyltransferase, with translation MKNTSLNKDYFAHETAVIDEGCEIGAGTKIWHFTHVMSNSKMGENCNLGQNVVVSPNVVLGNNVKVQNNVSIYTGVICEDDVFLGPSMVFTNVINPRSAVNRRNEYMKTIVGKGASIGANATIVCGNNIGEFAFIGAGAVITKEIPAYSLWVGNPAKQIGWMSEYGHRLIFDENNEAICPESKEKYKLINSNKVIKL
- a CDS encoding nucleotide sugar dehydrogenase, translated to MYNKIINKEKKIAVIGLGYVGLPIALEFAKKVPVIGFDINKERVKMMQNGIDPSQELEKEAFEGVDIKFTANEDDLKEANFFIVAVPTPVDIHKVPDLKPVLSASKTVGKALKKGDYVVYESTVYPGCTEEDCIPILESKSGLKFVEDFKVGYSPERINPGDKEHTITKITKVVSGCDAESLDNIAKVYEIVVEAGTFRAANIKVAEAAKIIENTQRDVNIALMNELSKIFDKMGINTFDVLQAAGTKWNFLKFFPGLVGGHCIGVDPYYLTYKAIGLGYKPEVILSGRRINDSMGAYVAQKLVQKMIKQEKQLIKTKVLVMGSTFKEDVADIRNSKVIDVIEELKSFSVNVDVIDAHAEKHEMKEEYGIDLLDEPGKNYDAVIVAVNHKKYMDLDEEYFKSISTENPIVVDIKGIYRDKFKDIDYWSL
- the rfbB gene encoding dTDP-glucose 4,6-dehydratase, which translates into the protein MKKLLITGGAGFIGSHVVRLFLDKYSEYEIYNLDKLTYAGNLENLKDIEQNPNYHFVKGDITDATFIHNLFEENQFDGVLHLAAESHVDRSISNPLEFVMTNVIGTVNLLNAAKTTWGNFDNKKFYHISTDEVYGALGTTGLFTEDTPYDPHSPYSASKASSDHFVRAYYDTYGLPVVISNCSNNYGSHQFPEKLIPLCINNIKNNKSLPIYGDGKYTRDWLWVTDHARAIDMVFHKGKLGETYNIGGFNEWQNINLVKTLCRLMDKKLGRAEGTNEKLITFVKDRPGHDLRYAIDATKIEKELGFRPSVTFEEGLEKTVDWYLNNEEWLKNVTSGNYKNYYEKQYSH
- a CDS encoding SDR family oxidoreductase gives rise to the protein MPLYKNKYHTKPIEDKSFLVTGGAGFIGSHIVAYLMHNGAKKVRILDNLITGNYSNIQQWENHPNFEFIEGNICDTATCIHAAKDVDYLSHQAALGSVPRSIKNPHRTNEINVAGFLNMMLAAKEHNIKQVVYASSSSVYGDEKTLPKKEDKIGSPLSPYAVSKYTNELYAKVFGTTYGMKIIGLRYFNVFGPNQDPNGPYAAVIPIFIDKLNRGQDVFIDGDGEQTRDFTFVENAVQANIRAMLTDNEKAINQVYNIAYGENYSVNHLYNSIREQLGSSQKAIHRDSRVGDVRNSLADISKAKELLGYNPLFSFNDGLPVTIKSYLK